The Streptomyces tendae genome has a window encoding:
- the egtC gene encoding ergothioneine biosynthesis protein EgtC: MCRHLAYVGPEEPLGALLVRPAHGLYRQSWAPRRQRHGTVNADGFGVGWYAGSDPVPARYRRAGPVWADLSFTDLARVVRTRALLAAVRDATLSGADAEAAAAPFASGTWLFSHNGAVPGWPGSLAPLAATLPAEDLLSLEARNDSAFVWALVLARLRAGDTMGQALADTVAEVAEAAPTARLNLLLTDGDTVTATAWGDTLWYLARPGGGTVVASEPYDDDPHWQEVPDRTLLAASRTDVLLTPLKEPLT, translated from the coding sequence ATGTGCCGCCACCTCGCCTACGTCGGGCCCGAGGAGCCGTTGGGCGCGCTGCTGGTGCGACCGGCGCACGGTCTGTACCGGCAGTCGTGGGCGCCACGCCGGCAGCGCCACGGCACGGTCAACGCCGACGGCTTCGGCGTCGGCTGGTACGCCGGTAGCGACCCGGTCCCGGCCCGCTACCGGCGGGCCGGGCCGGTGTGGGCGGACCTGTCGTTCACGGATCTCGCCCGGGTGGTGCGCACCCGGGCCCTGCTCGCCGCCGTACGGGACGCGACGCTGTCGGGTGCCGACGCGGAGGCGGCCGCGGCGCCGTTCGCCTCCGGCACCTGGCTGTTCAGCCACAACGGCGCGGTGCCGGGCTGGCCGGGTTCGCTGGCGCCGCTGGCCGCGACGCTGCCCGCCGAGGACCTGCTGTCGCTGGAGGCCCGCAACGACTCGGCGTTCGTGTGGGCGCTGGTGCTGGCCCGGCTGCGGGCCGGCGACACCATGGGCCAGGCGCTGGCCGACACGGTCGCCGAGGTCGCGGAGGCGGCCCCCACCGCCCGGCTGAACCTGCTGCTCACCGACGGCGACACCGTCACCGCGACCGCCTGGGGGGACACCTTGTGGTATCTCGCCCGGCCGGGCGGCGGCACCGTCGTCGCCTCCGAGCCCTACGACGACGATCCGCACTGGCAGGAGGTGCCCGACCGCACCCTGCTGGCCGCGAGCCGCACGGACGTGCTGCTCACCCCGCTCAAGGAGCCCCTCACGTGA
- a CDS encoding dodecin, translating into MSNHTYRVTEIVGTSPDGVDAAVRNGIERASQTLRNLDWFEVTQVRGQIEEGRIAHWQVGLKVGFRLEGSD; encoded by the coding sequence ATGTCGAACCACACCTACCGGGTCACCGAGATCGTCGGCACGTCTCCCGACGGCGTCGACGCGGCCGTGCGCAACGGCATCGAGCGGGCGTCGCAGACCCTGCGCAACCTGGACTGGTTCGAGGTGACGCAGGTGCGCGGGCAGATCGAGGAGGGGCGGATCGCGCACTGGCAGGTGGGACTGAAGGTGGGCTTCCGGCTGGAGGGGTCGGACTGA
- a CDS encoding LNS2 domain-containing protein yields MAVFDLDNTLAGTAHRQHFLERRPRDWDNFFAAAPQDPPLAEGIALVRESARECEIVYLTGRPERCRRDTLDWLAAQGLPEGDVHMRGNADRRPARYTKLAVLRRLARTREVRVLVDDDELVCADARRAGFTVVHARWTSPSGELKDAQEREGRT; encoded by the coding sequence CTGGCCGTGTTCGACCTCGACAACACCCTCGCCGGCACCGCGCACCGGCAGCACTTCCTGGAGCGCAGGCCGCGTGACTGGGACAACTTCTTCGCCGCCGCGCCCCAGGACCCGCCGCTCGCCGAAGGCATCGCCCTGGTGCGGGAGAGCGCCCGGGAGTGCGAGATCGTCTACCTCACCGGCCGGCCCGAGCGCTGCCGCCGCGACACGCTGGACTGGCTGGCCGCGCAGGGGCTGCCCGAAGGGGACGTGCACATGCGCGGCAACGCAGACCGCCGCCCCGCCCGGTACACCAAGCTCGCCGTGCTGCGCCGTCTGGCCCGGACCCGGGAGGTGCGTGTGCTCGTCGACGACGACGAACTGGTCTGCGCGGACGCGCGGCGTGCCGGATTCACCGTCGTCCACGCCCGCTGGACGTCCCCCTCGGGCGAGCTGAAGGACGCTCAGGAGCGCGAGGGACGGACCTGA
- a CDS encoding extracellular solute-binding protein: protein MRRRLLALVCVSASLLSGCGLISDSAAERRTVTVWLMQHSASQDFLDRFTEEFESEHDGIDLDIRIQEWTGIGEKVQQALRGRDADGPDVIEVGNTQVSAYAEGDGLLDLTLESMRDWGRDDWLPGLAEPGRWGSQQYGIPWYAANRVVVYRKDLFRGAGVTAPPETRDEWLEITEQLDTDRTQGIYLAGQDWYTLAGFIWEEGGELATERDGVWRGALDSPAALRGMDFYRRLQELGDGPADADEEHPPQAGVFAEGRVAQIVAVPGLVPAIVKQNPELADLIGYFPVPGKKAGRPGAVFTGGSDLVVPANTDAEDAAVEVVAALTGARWNTELARTMNYVPNKAGLAESVAGEEGLEAMAAGAARGRATPATPRWSVVEADNPIKEYMTKVLTGADPAEEAGRAARRVTDTLAFD from the coding sequence GTGAGACGCCGTCTGCTCGCCCTCGTCTGTGTGTCCGCCTCCCTCCTCAGCGGCTGCGGTCTGATCTCCGACAGCGCGGCGGAGCGGCGCACCGTCACCGTGTGGCTGATGCAGCACAGTGCCTCGCAGGACTTCCTGGACCGCTTCACCGAGGAGTTCGAGAGCGAACACGACGGGATCGACCTGGACATCCGCATCCAGGAGTGGACCGGCATCGGCGAGAAGGTCCAGCAGGCGCTGCGCGGCCGGGACGCGGACGGGCCCGACGTCATCGAGGTCGGCAACACCCAGGTGTCCGCCTACGCCGAGGGCGACGGGCTGCTCGACCTCACGCTGGAGTCGATGCGCGACTGGGGCCGCGACGACTGGCTGCCCGGCCTCGCCGAACCCGGCCGCTGGGGCTCCCAGCAGTACGGCATCCCCTGGTACGCCGCCAACCGCGTCGTCGTCTACCGCAAGGATCTGTTCCGCGGGGCCGGCGTCACCGCCCCGCCGGAGACCCGCGACGAGTGGCTGGAGATCACCGAACAGCTCGACACCGACCGGACGCAGGGCATCTACCTCGCCGGACAGGACTGGTACACGCTGGCCGGCTTCATCTGGGAGGAGGGCGGCGAACTCGCCACCGAGCGCGACGGCGTCTGGCGGGGCGCGCTGGACAGTCCCGCCGCGCTGCGCGGCATGGACTTCTACCGCCGGCTCCAGGAGCTCGGCGACGGACCGGCCGACGCCGACGAGGAACACCCGCCGCAGGCGGGCGTGTTCGCCGAGGGCCGGGTCGCCCAGATCGTCGCCGTCCCCGGCCTGGTTCCCGCGATCGTCAAGCAGAACCCCGAACTCGCGGACCTGATCGGCTACTTCCCCGTCCCCGGCAAGAAGGCGGGCCGGCCCGGAGCCGTCTTCACCGGAGGCTCCGACCTCGTCGTCCCCGCGAACACCGACGCCGAGGACGCCGCCGTCGAGGTGGTCGCCGCCCTCACCGGCGCCCGGTGGAACACCGAACTCGCCCGCACCATGAACTACGTCCCCAACAAGGCCGGCCTCGCCGAGTCGGTCGCGGGGGAGGAGGGGCTGGAGGCCATGGCGGCCGGCGCCGCACGGGGCCGGGCGACCCCGGCCACGCCCCGGTGGAGCGTGGTCGAGGCCGACAACCCGATCAAGGAGTACATGACGAAGGTGCTCACCGGCGCCGACCCCGCCGAGGAGGCCGGACGCGCCGCACGGCGCGTCACGGACACCCTCGCCTTCGACTAG
- the egtD gene encoding L-histidine N(alpha)-methyltransferase produces the protein MSPFHLTRTLPEDAAGAALRADVHAGLTGSPKTLPPKWFYDARGSELFEEITALPEYYPTRAEREILLARADEIAAASGARTLVELGSGSSAKTRHLIAALTGLHTYVPVDVSESALTGAGRALAAERPGLDVHALVADFTARLTLPDTPGPRLVAFLGGTVGNLLPAERAAFLASVRALLAPGDALLLGTDLVKDERVLVRAYDDAAGVTAAFNKNVLSVVNRELGADFDPDAFDHVALWNSGHEWIEMRLRARTAQSVKIPALELVVDFAEGEELRTEVSAKFRQEGVRAELAAAGLELARWWTDAEARFALSLSVAR, from the coding sequence GTGAGTCCGTTCCATCTCACCCGCACCCTCCCCGAGGACGCCGCCGGCGCCGCCCTGCGCGCCGACGTCCACGCGGGACTGACCGGCAGCCCCAAGACGCTGCCGCCCAAGTGGTTCTACGACGCACGGGGCAGCGAGCTGTTCGAGGAGATCACCGCGCTGCCCGAGTACTACCCGACGCGTGCCGAGCGGGAGATCCTGCTCGCCCGCGCGGACGAGATCGCCGCCGCGTCCGGTGCCCGCACCCTGGTGGAGCTGGGCTCGGGCTCCTCGGCGAAGACGCGGCACCTGATCGCCGCCCTCACCGGCCTGCACACCTACGTGCCGGTCGACGTCAGCGAGTCCGCGCTGACCGGCGCCGGGAGAGCGCTGGCCGCCGAGCGGCCCGGTCTGGACGTGCACGCGCTGGTCGCGGACTTCACCGCGCGGCTGACGCTGCCGGACACCCCGGGGCCGCGTCTGGTGGCGTTCCTCGGCGGCACCGTCGGCAATCTGCTGCCCGCCGAGCGGGCCGCGTTCCTCGCCTCCGTGCGCGCCCTGCTCGCCCCGGGCGACGCGTTGCTGCTGGGCACGGACTTGGTGAAGGACGAGCGGGTGCTGGTCCGGGCGTACGACGACGCGGCGGGGGTGACGGCCGCGTTCAACAAGAACGTGCTGAGCGTGGTCAACCGGGAGCTCGGCGCCGACTTCGACCCGGACGCCTTCGACCACGTGGCCCTGTGGAACTCCGGGCACGAGTGGATCGAGATGCGGCTGCGGGCGCGCACCGCGCAGTCCGTGAAGATCCCGGCGCTCGAGCTGGTGGTGGACTTCGCGGAGGGCGAGGAGCTGCGCACCGAGGTGTCGGCGAAGTTCCGGCAGGAGGGCGTACGCGCCGAACTGGCCGCCGCCGGGCTGGAGCTGGCCCGGTGGTGGACGGACGCGGAGGCCCGGTTCGCGCTGTCGCTGAGCGTCGCCCGCTGA
- the egtB gene encoding ergothioneine biosynthesis protein EgtB → MTDPALDAGTLRERAVTSLVVARDRTTLLTSCVEDPDLTAQHSPLMSPLVWDLAHIGNMEEQWLLRAVAGHEAIRPEIDSLYDAFEHPRAARPSLPLLSPEEARRYASDVRGRALDVLERTAFDGTRLTEAGFAFGMIAQHEQQHDETMLITHQLRRGPAALTAPDPEPVTPFTGPAEVLVPGGPFTMGTSSEPWALDNERPAHRREVAPFFIDTTPVTNGAYQAFIEAGGYDQRRWWTPEGWAHVRRNSLTAPLYWRRDGRQWLRRRFGVTELVPPDEPVVHVCWYEADAYARWAGRRLPTETEWEKAARHDPATGRSTRYPWGDADPTPGHANLGQRHLRPAPAGSYPAGASPLGVRQLIGDVWEWTASDFLPYPGFRAFPYREYSEVFFGPEHKVLRGGSFAVDPVACRGTFRNWDLPIRRQIFSGFRTARSVEDA, encoded by the coding sequence ATGACCGACCCCGCCCTCGACGCCGGAACCCTGCGTGAGCGCGCGGTCACCTCACTGGTCGTCGCCCGGGACCGCACCACGCTGCTGACCAGCTGTGTGGAGGACCCCGACCTGACCGCGCAGCATTCTCCGCTGATGTCACCGCTGGTGTGGGACCTGGCGCACATCGGCAACATGGAGGAGCAGTGGCTGCTGCGGGCGGTCGCCGGCCACGAGGCGATACGTCCGGAGATCGACAGCCTTTACGACGCCTTCGAGCATCCGCGCGCCGCGCGGCCCAGCCTGCCCCTGCTGTCGCCGGAGGAGGCCCGCCGGTACGCGTCCGACGTGCGCGGGCGGGCGCTGGACGTGCTGGAGCGCACGGCGTTCGACGGCACCCGGCTGACGGAGGCCGGCTTCGCCTTCGGAATGATCGCCCAGCACGAGCAGCAGCACGACGAGACCATGCTGATCACGCACCAGCTCCGCCGGGGCCCGGCGGCCCTCACGGCGCCCGACCCGGAGCCGGTGACGCCGTTCACCGGGCCGGCGGAGGTCCTGGTGCCGGGCGGCCCGTTCACCATGGGCACCTCGTCCGAGCCGTGGGCACTGGACAACGAACGCCCGGCCCACCGCCGCGAGGTGGCGCCCTTCTTCATCGACACGACGCCGGTGACGAACGGCGCCTACCAGGCGTTCATCGAGGCCGGCGGGTACGACCAGCGACGCTGGTGGACCCCCGAGGGCTGGGCCCATGTGCGCCGCAATTCCCTCACCGCGCCGCTGTACTGGCGCCGGGACGGCCGGCAGTGGCTGCGGCGCCGCTTCGGCGTCACCGAGCTGGTGCCGCCGGACGAGCCCGTGGTGCACGTGTGCTGGTACGAGGCCGACGCCTACGCCCGCTGGGCCGGGCGGCGGCTGCCCACCGAGACCGAGTGGGAGAAGGCCGCCCGGCACGACCCCGCCACCGGCCGGTCGACGCGCTACCCCTGGGGCGACGCCGACCCCACGCCCGGGCACGCCAACCTCGGCCAGCGCCATCTGCGTCCCGCACCGGCCGGCAGCTACCCGGCCGGGGCGTCGCCGCTGGGCGTGCGGCAGCTGATCGGGGACGTGTGGGAGTGGACGGCGAGCGACTTCCTGCCGTACCCGGGATTCCGGGCGTTCCCGTACAGGGAGTACTCGGAGGTCTTCTTCGGGCCGGAGCACAAGGTGCTTCGCGGCGGTTCCTTCGCCGTGGACCCGGTCGCCTGCCGGGGCACCTTCCGCAACTGGGACCTACCGATCCGGCGGCAGATCTTCTCGGGGTTCCGCACCGCCCGCTCGGTGGAGGACGCCTGA